TTGTTTTGTTTTTTCTTTTTTTTGTTGTCAATCCCCAGGTTAATACTCGGTTCATACCCCATCACACAAAGCAACTGCACCAGTTGACTGAGTGGAAGCTGCTTTTTGAAGAGAATATCTGCTTCCTTCTTTGGGAAATTGATCCTGCTTTGTACAATGTCAGGATAAAACTGGGGTAACTGTTCCAACAGATACACGCAAGAACTACAATGAATATTGGGCAGGTGAAATCGTACTCGTCCGAATTGTTCTGATTGAAAAACCAGTAATTGTTCCGTGATCTCGGGCAAGTCCAGGTATTGGAACCGATTGGCAGTCCCGATCTCTTTGAATTGCAATTCAGGATCATTCTCCAGAATGGCATATACAGTTTGACACCCAGAACAACAAAACTCGTTGCCCTGGGTATCTAATACAGCTTCATCCTCAATTGGCTGTTGGCACAAATGACAATGATCTGTTTGTGTCTTTGGTGAGGGAGCTACTCCCGTCATATAATTACACCCGTAAATCCGGCATTCGTCTTTTCAAATAGCATGATGTCTTGCTTTTTGAAAGGAAAGGCCAGTACCGGTACGTTAGCGTGATTGACCACACTCTCCGTGGTACTACCGTAAAACAGGTGGGCAATACCCTTGCGTTGACATGTTGCCATAGCTACCATGTCCGCATTACATTCTTTTGCAAAAGTGACGATCGCTTCTTCCGGTAAGAAGTCTCTTCCCGTGAACAGGCTGTAGTCTTCTCCTTCGAAATAAGCACTGAGGTAGTCCGAAAATTGCTTGTGTAATTGATCGAATGCCCCAACATCATGAGGAGATTTTATCCAGACAAAATTTAATTTCGCCTGAAATAGCGTTCTTAGTAGCTTCACCTCTTCAAGGAATCGAACTGGTACCCGATCCAATTGTACTGGGATCAGAATATTCTTGATCGCATCCGGTGATGAATCGGCAGGAATAGTCAGAACAGGTACATTGGCAAAGCGCACGACCTTCTCTGTATTAGATCCTACAAAAAACTCTGTCAATCCGGAAGACCCTTTGGTCCCCATGACAATGAGATCTGTTGGTCTTTCTTCTACAATGAGGTCGATCGCTTCACTTAAAGAAAGCTCTTCTACGCTAGTATGCGTCTTAGCTTCCGGAGCAAATTCGGTCCGCCATTGTTCTAAGGTGTTTTCGGCGTTGGTTTTAAGGTCTTTTAATAGTCGGGATGTCAGGATAGGATCCATGTAAACAGGATGGAAAACCTGGGTGGTGTTCACCACGTGCAACAACGTAATCTCTGCATCTTCACGCTTGGCTAGTTCAGTGGCAAAGGCCAGGGCAGATTTGGCCTCTTCTGAAAAATCGGTAGGGACGATGATGTGTTCCATGGCGCTTTATTATTTGTTTGAAAACTGAAAGCAAGGTACACGGCACCCTATCCCCTGAACATGACTTTTGACAGGTTACGAGTTGATTTATTATAACCTTAACGAGGTTTTTCGGAATGAAATTAACCCTGACAGGGGTTTATTACCGTGGCGGTTAACCCTGTCAGGGTTGGAGTTTATCTAATAAACCGCCCCTTCGGCAATTGCTCTATTCGCTTCCAGATCAGCCTTAAGGCTTTCAATCTTGGCACCAATCGTTACCATCGGTACCTTCCCAAGCGGTAATCTCAAGGTTGGATTTTCCTGATTAACATGATCAATAATAGCCTGAGCCGCTTTATCAGGATCACCTTCCTGTTTGCCGTCTACTCCTTGAAGTTTGGTTTTGAATGCTCCTGCGGTATCCTGATAATCAGCAATATCACTCGAGGCTAATCCAAGGTTATTCCCAGCAAAAGCTGTTCGGAAAGGACCAGGCTCGACGATACTTATATGAATACCCAGCGGAGCTACTTCCTGGGCAAGGGCTTCACTGAACCCTTCCAAGGCAAACTTGCTGGCATTGTAGATCCCAAACCCTCCAAAAGCCTTGACACCCCCATGAGAGGAGATCTGAACAATATGTCCTGAACGCTGCTTACGCATCAATGGCAAAACCGCCTGAGTGAGTCCAAGGGTAGCGAAAAAATTCGTTTCAAAAACTTTGCGAACTTCTTCCATGGAAGTCTCCTCAATGGCTCCTACAAACCCCATCCCTGCATTATTGACCAGGACATCAATTTTGCCATGTTTTTCTTGAACTTGCTGTACAGCTTCAGCACTGGTATTCATGTAATTGATGTCTAACAGAATTCCTTCGGCTTTCCCACCATAGGTGTCATTGAAAGCTGCTACCTGATCCGCTTTCCTAAAGGTGCCGATAACGTAATGTCCCGCTTCTATAACTGCTTCAGCTAATGATTTTCCGAGGCCGCTCGAGATTCCGGTGATGAACCAAATTTGCTTTTTCATGATCAGGCTACTTTTATCAATTGAGACAAAGAGGTTCGGAAATTAATACCCACCCAAACGAATAGCGCGGTAGGAAGCAACCAAATCCCATTACCAATAAAATCATGTGCTACATGAAAAGCAGCGATATTGAATACTACGGGTGCAAGTAGCATCCATCCCAGTAATCTCAATTTTGGCACCAATAGCAGGATACCTCCTAAAATCTCTGCCAGGGCCACTACTTTAAAAAGGTAGGTCGTGAACATGTTGCCTAAAAATGACTGAGCAACTGGATCAGCAGGTGGATCCACCGCAATAAAGCCGAGGAATTTATTCAATCCGAATATGATCATCAGGATGCCGAGTACGACTCCAGGAATGGTTTCTTTTAAATTTTGCATGACTAAATAATTTTTATTGATGCAAAACTGGATGGGTCTGTACGCGTGAAAAATGAACTGGATTAGGAAAAAGTCTTGAACTAGATTAAGAATCCCCCTTGACAAGGGCGTGCCCTGAAAGCCCGCCTGCCGGACGAGGCATGGGCGGGGGATTTAATACTATTGATTACCAGGTTTCGAAGTTTCACCCCTTCTTACTCAACTGCGATCGGATCTTACTTAAAAACTCAGGAGACATCCCCAGGTATGAGGCTACGATCTTTTGTGGTACTCGCTGCACGATACCCGGATACAATTCATTGAACTCCAAATAGCGTTCTTCAGCTGATTTGCTCAGATTAGACAAAGCACGCATCCGCGAATAGGCAAAAGCCCTTTCTGTAGTGATCCGAAAGTACTCACTCAAGCTGTGCAACTCCTTACACAAGCCTTCAATGTCTTCATAGCGCATCTGCAGCAAAACCGAATCTTCCAATGCCTCTACATACAATGTCGCGGGCATACGAGTGATGTAGCTGTAAAAGTCACTCACAAACCAATCCTCTATTGCAATTTGTACGGTATGGTCTTTGCCCTCTTCATCTATGAAAAAGGACCGAAAAGCTCCTTTTAGAATATAGTTTCGATAATTACTGGTATACCCGGGCTGATCCAGGAACTGTCGTTTCTTGAAGCGTGTCGTTTTAATGATTGCTTGCAATCGTTCTGCTTCTGATTCGGAAAAGTCGACATAGCGACGGATATTGGTGAGTATGGGAGCTGTATCAGACATCAATCCCCTAAACTACCTCCTCCACCGTACCCAGTCAAATTTCCCCAATCATCTGTGCCTCTTCTTCGATTTGGCTTTCGCTTGCCTTTGGTCATCACTGTTAATCTTTTCTTCTTGATCATTGAACGGACCAATAGCGGCCAAATAAAAGGTATGATCCAGATCAATATTGTGTTCCATTGTTTCTTTTGATCTCCTAAAGAGCTTGTCTTATCCAGCTCTAATTGAGTTGTATATGCGTCATAGACATGCAAAAGCAACAGTGTCCCAAGAATTAATTGTAATGTCATATTTCAATTTAATTGATTAACAGCTCAGAAACCACCTAAAAATAAGACGCTTATAAAGGTAACAACCTCTTTGTGGATAACCTGGTGCATAACTATGGTATAACCCGGGTATTATTTGGTGTAAAACCTGTTGAAAATGAGGGGGTTGGAAAATTTGGAATGGCAAAAATATGGTCTACCTTAGATTCATCAAACGAGGGATAGGAAACTGAAACGAAAGTTTCCAACCAGACAAGGGGAAGTTGGAGTGAGTTTCGACTCAAACCAGCGAAGCTTAAAAAGTTGTGATGGAAAACCGAACAGAGAGGCAACTCGATGAAACGGAACCATCGGGAGTCCGAACAGTAGTTTGAAGTTGTGCAGATGCTAAGGCAACTGCAGAACTAAGAAGGGCAAGTTCAGCAATGGACAAGCCCTTTTTGTTTTTTAGACCGTTACAGATATAACCCAATTCAATTAGGAAGCTGCACCAATACCTCTTTACCTTCCGCAACCTGCTTCTTTAGAATTGTTTCTCCATCAAGCATAACCTCAACCAAGA
This DNA window, taken from Cytophagales bacterium, encodes the following:
- a CDS encoding universal stress protein, with the protein product MEHIIVPTDFSEEAKSALAFATELAKREDAEITLLHVVNTTQVFHPVYMDPILTSRLLKDLKTNAENTLEQWRTEFAPEAKTHTSVEELSLSEAIDLIVEERPTDLIVMGTKGSSGLTEFFVGSNTEKVVRFANVPVLTIPADSSPDAIKNILIPVQLDRVPVRFLEEVKLLRTLFQAKLNFVWIKSPHDVGAFDQLHKQFSDYLSAYFEGEDYSLFTGRDFLPEEAIVTFAKECNADMVAMATCQRKGIAHLFYGSTTESVVNHANVPVLAFPFKKQDIMLFEKTNAGFTGVII
- a CDS encoding oxidoreductase; this translates as MKKQIWFITGISSGLGKSLAEAVIEAGHYVIGTFRKADQVAAFNDTYGGKAEGILLDINYMNTSAEAVQQVQEKHGKIDVLVNNAGMGFVGAIEETSMEEVRKVFETNFFATLGLTQAVLPLMRKQRSGHIVQISSHGGVKAFGGFGIYNASKFALEGFSEALAQEVAPLGIHISIVEPGPFRTAFAGNNLGLASSDIADYQDTAGAFKTKLQGVDGKQEGDPDKAAQAIIDHVNQENPTLRLPLGKVPMVTIGAKIESLKADLEANRAIAEGAVY
- a CDS encoding Crp/Fnr family transcriptional regulator → MSDTAPILTNIRRYVDFSESEAERLQAIIKTTRFKKRQFLDQPGYTSNYRNYILKGAFRSFFIDEEGKDHTVQIAIEDWFVSDFYSYITRMPATLYVEALEDSVLLQMRYEDIEGLCKELHSLSEYFRITTERAFAYSRMRALSNLSKSAEERYLEFNELYPGIVQRVPQKIVASYLGMSPEFLSKIRSQLSKKG